The Mytilus galloprovincialis chromosome 4, xbMytGall1.hap1.1, whole genome shotgun sequence genome contains a region encoding:
- the LOC143071046 gene encoding uncharacterized protein LOC143071046 — protein sequence MAAACVQDDGGGSIVDEGEKYISLEELQNQLQLSGNEALTVQVDNASGYIIKCNSSESSCDSGQVITAGGDSTVIAYALPVDSNRHSAYIVHGSGVEGTNEGNLVTFNSEVGDSSTENVSARELVSKDNKEIVDQNGTFGLDNKSNQATKKTNSKKDDKSLVETAVQANDYDIERRSGKVPARRRVIPFKFRDYKNPDLVKEEGNESDSDYDPDIIEESSLKRKRPVARKSTTPGSGKRGRPRKSASNEVVILIQSSGLGNSTSQIVPLESLNETVQQTISTAIANQEAKSDAEKDEEITETKSSENQDQTEEQVVKRREKNRGVGKDFKCDSCRKTFSSKGNLKTHEKIHEDEKPFKCDFNGCGKAFRSNESLRRHRLSHMGIKPFECSICKNKFASNVSLQEHISRHTDEKPHQCHICEKNFRQVSCLRRHLFTHSSELPFSCHVCGRKFSQNVYLRSHMKVHTGERPFKCTECGKAFAHQSDLTRHKIVHTGRKPYACEVCNAKFSDPSSKRRHEKEHVGAKPYVCQLCFESFKRGGQLKTHLSRKHTNQKEEVQVIQKDGLLQFIYKDGNCQTIPVSQADNFEQVKDKKIVKLIKDLNNKMVQHVHIGLPQETEMDSNIEELAAIETVVMETEHENSDDIMQNISGMTNDSSKNIKVETKNSDDETVITIAEVQDFQEVSGSEVPVEYLQIINGVIPESENQEVVVFPYNQGEVIQSESITTEEVCVIGKDISEQERNDSIIEVTADDDTQGVDYVANPDFNSQQYYNWLSSFTELCKVMPMPLDLSLFQKINQVHKTLSDVMATPSGVVADKENFKILMNISQELNSIINEHLFHVMQNLDTEK from the exons atggctgccgcttgtGTTCAAGATGATG GTGGTGGTTCAATAGTAGATGAAGGTGAGAAGTACATCTCTCTTGAAGAACTTCAAAATCAACTTCAGTTATCTGGGAATGAAGCATTAACTGTCCAAGTAGACAATGCATCAGGTTATATCATCAAATGCAACAGTTCAGAATCTTCCTGTGATTCAGGACAAGTTATTACTGCAGGAGGAGACTCCACTGTAATAGCATATGCATTGCCAGTAGATTCAAACAGACACTCCGCTTACATTGTTCATGGGTCTGGAGTTGAAGGTACAAATGAAGGTAATCTGGTGACTTTCAATAGTGAGGTTGGTGATTCATCAACTGAAAATGTTTCAGCTAGAGAGTTGGTTTCCAAAGATAACAAAGAGATTGTTGATCAGAATGGTACCTTTGGACTGGATAATAAATCAAATCAAGCAACAAAGAAAACTAACAGTAAAAAAGATGACAAATCTCTAGTAGAAACAGCAGTACAAGCTAATGATTATGATATAGAGAGGAGGTCAGGAAAAGTTCCTGCAAGGAGGAGAGTAATCCCATTTAAATTCag AGATTATAAGAATCCTGACTTAGTCAAGGAAGAGGGAAATGAAAGTGATTCTGATTATGATCCAGACATCATTGAGGAATCTTCTTTGAAGAGAAAAAGACCAGTGGCTCGTAAGTCAACTACTCCTGGTAGTGGAAAAAGAG GGAGACCTAGAAAATCAGCATCAAATGAAGTTGTCATTCTTATTCAATCCTCAG GTTTAGGCAATTCAACAAGTCAGATTGTGCCATTAGAGTCTTTAAATGAAACTGTTCAACAGACTATTTCGACAGCTATAGCTAATCAGGAAGCCAAAAGTGATGCTGAAAAAGACGAAGAGATAACAGAAACAAAAAGTAGTGAGAACCAGGATCAAACTGAAGAGCAAGTGGTGAAGAGAAGGGAAAAGAACAGAGGTGTAGGAAAAGATTTTAAGTGTGATAGTTGTCGTAAGACCTTTTCTTCCAAAG gaaATCTGAAAACTCATGAAAAAATCCATGAAGATGAAAAAccatttaaatgtgattttaatggATGTGGGAAAGCCTTTAGAAGTAATGAAAGTTTGAGAAGACACAGATTATCTCATATGG GTATCAAACCATTTGAATGTTCTATCTGCAAGAATAAATTTGCTAGTAATGTAAGCCTTCAGGAACATATATCTAGGCATACAGATGAGAAACCACACCAGTGCCACATCTGTGAAAAGAATTTCCGTCAAGTCAGCTGTTTACGTAGGCACCTCTTCACACATTCTTCAGAACTGCCATTTTCCTGCCATGTGTGTGGGCGCAAATTCTCACAGAACGTTTATCTGAGATCACATATGAAAGTTCATACTG GAGAAAGACCCTTTAAATGTACAGAGTGTGGGAAAGCATTTGCTCATCAGTCTGATCTAACAAGGCATAAAATTGTTCACACTG GCCGTAAACCTTATGCCTGTGAAGTTTGTAATGCCAAATTTAGTGATCCGTCAAGTAAAAGGAGACATGAGAAAGAACATGTAGGAGCAAAGCCTTATGTTTGTCAGTTGTGCTTTGAGTCATTCAAACGTGGGGGACAACTAAAAACTCATCTAAGTAGGAAACACACAAATCAGAAAGAAGAAGTTCAAGTCATTCAGAAAGATGGATTATTACAATTCATATACAAGGATGGAAATTGTCAAACTATTCCTGTGTCACAAGCTGACAACTTTGAACAagtaaaagataagaaaatagtCAAATTAATTAAAGACTTGAACAATAAAATGGTCCAACATGTTCATATAGGCCTTCCCCAAGAAACTGAAATGGATTCAAATATAGAGGAATTAGCAGCCATTGAAACAGTTGTCATGGAAACTGAACATGAAAACAGTGATGATATAATGCAAAATATTTCAGGAATGACAAATGATAGTagtaaaaatattaaagttgAGACTAAAAATAGTGATGATGAAACAGTGATTACTATTGCTGAAGTTCAGGATTTTCAGGAAGTTTCAGGATCAGAGGTGCCAGTAGAatatttacaaattataaatgGTGTTATTCCAGAATCTGAAAACCAGGAAGTTGTTGTGTTTCCTTACAATCAAGGGGAGGTAATTCAGTCTGAATCAATCACTACAGAGGAGGTCTGTGTGATTGGCAAGGACATTTCAGAACAAGAAAGGAATGACTCTATCATAGAGGTCACAGCAGATGATGACACTCAGGGAGTTGATTATGTTGCAAACCCAGATTTCAACAGTCAACAATATTATAACTGGTTATCAAGTTTTACAGAACTATGTAAAGTAATGCCAATGCCTTTAGATCTGTCTTTATTTCAGAAAATTAACCAGGTACACAAAACATTATCAGATGTAATGGCAACACCATCAGGAGTTGTGGCTGACAAAGAAAATTTTAAGATTCTCATGAATATATCTCAGGAATTGAATAGTATTATTAATGAACATTTGTTCCATGTGATGCAAAATTTAGACACTGAAAAATGA